One genomic segment of Hordeum vulgare subsp. vulgare chromosome 2H, MorexV3_pseudomolecules_assembly, whole genome shotgun sequence includes these proteins:
- the LOC123426649 gene encoding ATP synthase subunit d, mitochondrial, whose amino-acid sequence MSGVKKVADVAAKAGKAIDWDGMAKMLVSEEARKEFANLRRTFEDVNHQLQTKFSQEPQPIDWEYYRKGIGSKVVDMYKEAYDSIEIPKYVDTVTPQYKPKFDALLVELKEAEKTSLKESERIEKEIAEMKEMKKKISTMTADEYFAKHPELKKKFDDEMRNDYWGY is encoded by the exons ATGAGCGGGGTGAAGAAGGTGGCGGACGTTGCGGCCAAGGCCGGGAAGGCGATCGACTGGGACGGCATGGCGAAGATGCTCGTCTCCGAGGAGGCCCGGAAGGAGTTCGCCAACCTCCGCCGCACCTTCGAGGACGTCAACCACCAGCTCCAGACCAAGTTCTCCCAG GAACCACAGCCAATTGACTGGGAATACTACAGAAAAGGAatcggatcaaaagttgtggataTGTACAAGGAGGCTTATGATA GCATTGAGATCCCGAAGTATGTTGACACTGTCACTCCTCAGTATAAGCCAAAGTTTGATGCTCTG TTAGTCGAATTGAAGGAGGCAGAGAAGACATCTCTGAAGGAATCAGAGAGGATAGAGAAGGAGATTGCTGAAATGAAGGAGATGAAG AAAAAGATCAGCACAATGACAGCAGACGAGTACTTTGCGAAGCACCCTGAACTCAAGAAGAAGTTTGATGATGAGATGCGTAACGATTACTGGGGATACTAG